Proteins encoded together in one Chitinophaga sp. LS1 window:
- a CDS encoding response regulator — MKKILIIDDDARNIYALRLVLKARGFEVLTAVDAPAGIQILKEGGGINVVLMDMMMPEMDGYEALSILRNDPELAEVPVIAVTAQAMVGDREKCLAAGANGYVSKPIDVDILLELLAQQ, encoded by the coding sequence ATGAAAAAGATCCTGATCATAGACGACGATGCGCGTAACATTTACGCATTGAGACTGGTATTGAAGGCAAGAGGTTTTGAGGTATTAACGGCAGTGGATGCCCCGGCGGGGATTCAGATCCTAAAAGAAGGTGGAGGAATTAATGTGGTATTGATGGATATGATGATGCCGGAGATGGATGGGTATGAAGCGCTGTCCATTTTGAGGAATGACCCGGAACTGGCGGAGGTTCCTGTGATAGCGGTAACGGCACAGGCGATGGTCGGGGATAGAGAAAAGTGTCTGGCGGCAGGCGCGAATGGATATGTGAGTAAACCGATCGATGTGGATATACTTTTAGAATTATTGGCGCAACAATAA
- a CDS encoding sigma factor: MQYMDDSVMLAALKGGDLKAYQYFFMKYYKPLCLKARTMLTVMEEAEQLVQHVFVQVWEEQLYLEIDHSMGGYLYKMVHNSCVNLVKKSDSDDRFSADPGLLMVRHIEFPLPTPYSVLSLSGPEKDRVEQFRRIMENGVLYAKQLCREVLRTLRLRK, from the coding sequence ATGCAGTACATGGATGATTCGGTAATGCTGGCTGCCCTGAAAGGCGGAGATTTGAAAGCTTATCAGTATTTCTTTATGAAATATTATAAGCCATTGTGCCTGAAAGCCAGAACCATGCTAACGGTGATGGAGGAGGCAGAGCAGCTGGTGCAGCATGTATTTGTACAGGTATGGGAGGAACAGCTTTATCTTGAAATAGACCACTCTATGGGTGGATATTTATATAAAATGGTTCATAACAGTTGTGTTAATCTGGTAAAGAAGAGCGATTCCGACGACCGCTTTTCCGCTGATCCCGGCTTATTGATGGTCCGCCACATTGAGTTCCCTTTACCGACACCCTATAGTGTGCTTAGTTTATCCGGCCCGGAAAAAGACCGGGTAGAGCAGTTTAGAAGAATAATGGAAAACGGTGTCCTTTATGCTAAACAGTTATGCAGAGAAGTACTCAGAACACTCAGGCTTCGTAAGTAA
- a CDS encoding FecR family protein produces MIHNEEHIFQLILEKLSGEISQENLDYLNKVAGEDPSVQRCLDEMEDALNAAGPGFMTDVYNEMAWGKVLSLLDADQMDGQQQGRHKEEGHFQEEHLHGEHVQEEHVQEELKAGAPSSSEIPAPAVIPEEPVEQVRIVKKSPSKIWLAAASLLVLVPVGLFFLLSAQKNGSPASFASNSLNEGMIKLLLENGDTIGLPENNSADIAAQQVKLHPVPGQLTFTPTGNANGWNTLLVPTGRDYRVVLADGSQVHLNAFSRLRFPFAFNGSTREVYLEGEAYFNIAPDPLHPFIVHTGTITTKVLGTAFNVNAYTDSMVVTSLVQGSVSTTRSQEAVVLLKPGMETVYASGHSQIVRAFDENITLGWRKGEYTYYNQPLSSIDAVIRHWYGKTLVFEDTTLTTKMLTGVIERDHPITEFLDGLKKTSGIAYQITAEKIYLSSNN; encoded by the coding sequence ATGATTCATAACGAAGAACATATCTTTCAACTGATACTAGAAAAGTTGAGCGGTGAAATAAGCCAGGAAAATCTCGACTACCTGAATAAGGTGGCCGGGGAGGATCCGAGTGTGCAACGCTGTCTGGATGAAATGGAAGACGCGCTGAATGCCGCAGGCCCCGGCTTTATGACGGATGTATACAATGAAATGGCGTGGGGAAAGGTGTTGTCCTTGCTGGATGCAGATCAGATGGATGGACAGCAGCAGGGAAGACACAAGGAGGAAGGACATTTTCAGGAAGAACATTTGCATGGAGAACATGTGCAGGAAGAACATGTGCAGGAAGAACTGAAGGCCGGAGCACCTTCTTCTTCAGAAATTCCTGCACCTGCTGTCATACCTGAAGAACCAGTAGAACAGGTCCGGATTGTTAAAAAATCACCTTCAAAAATATGGCTGGCAGCGGCCAGTTTGCTTGTGCTTGTCCCGGTAGGATTGTTTTTCCTCCTCTCGGCGCAGAAAAATGGATCGCCTGCTTCATTTGCCAGTAATTCCCTGAATGAGGGGATGATCAAACTCCTTCTTGAAAACGGGGATACCATCGGTCTGCCTGAAAACAACAGTGCGGATATTGCTGCTCAGCAGGTAAAACTGCATCCCGTACCCGGTCAGCTCACTTTTACGCCTACCGGCAATGCCAATGGCTGGAACACCTTGCTGGTTCCTACGGGCAGAGACTACAGGGTAGTCCTTGCCGATGGTTCACAGGTACATCTCAACGCATTTTCCCGACTCCGCTTCCCCTTTGCTTTTAATGGCAGTACCCGGGAAGTCTACCTGGAAGGAGAAGCTTATTTCAATATCGCCCCTGATCCCCTGCATCCTTTTATAGTGCATACGGGTACAATCACTACCAAAGTACTGGGTACGGCATTTAATGTGAATGCCTATACAGATAGTATGGTCGTTACCTCCCTGGTACAGGGAAGTGTGAGTACAACCCGTAGTCAGGAAGCTGTTGTGTTGTTAAAGCCCGGTATGGAGACTGTGTATGCTTCAGGACACTCACAAATTGTGCGTGCATTTGATGAAAATATAACCCTGGGATGGCGCAAAGGAGAATATACTTATTATAATCAACCATTGAGTTCCATCGATGCAGTGATCCGCCACTGGTATGGTAAAACATTGGTTTTTGAAGATACTACACTGACTACTAAAATGCTCACAGGTGTGATAGAGAGAGACCATCCTATCACCGAATTCCTCGACGGTCTGAAAAAAACTTCTGGTATAGCATACCAAATTACAGCAGAGAAGATATATCTTAGTAGCAATAATTAA
- a CDS encoding SusC/RagA family TonB-linked outer membrane protein: MAKHVCSAIGTLCVLYLFLLPSAVLAQPADHSVKVTVVGKHFPLSAIFKSISKQTGYYFVYDNAILDESEKVTVHFRKVPWEQVLQVVLQSRNVSWTLLNNRIFLQKTADVSIVPIPVPAKDSLPYVVKGYIRTEGEQPVPGVTVLLKGTSRGITTGNDGAFELSHLPRNAVLHISSLGFAPLDTVLTPFRTHVIHLSEAVNSLDAAVIIGYGASSRRLLTGNVNRVSAQQIATQPVVNPLTALQGQIPGLLVMNANGLPGAEIKVYIRGRNSIAAGNNPLFIIDGVPFDITPLNDLDELQGAIKYISPFNSINPADIESVDILKDADATAIYGSRGANGVVLVTTKKGKTGKPLFDLNISQGAGRTAGSLSMLNTTQYLSLRREAYRNDGVTPTVAEAPDLLLWDTTRNMNWPKYLTGGTAPVTNVQLSYSGGSERTTFRLAGNYYRQGSVLPAALTYARGGGHFSIQHHDVSERFEINSTTLFTTDNNQSISNDLFSLVNLPPDYPMYDRNGKFFWGSYLDNPAAYLIQHANSQTSNLLSNAVLRYRLLPGLYLKASGGYARIDMQQTFSFPQSSQHPENAVTSFTRVADNRRAGYIIEPQADYTLRIAKGSLHALIGGTFQRTLSNGQFAEGRGYADENQLGSLKGADTIIRKADTHGEYRYISFFTRWNYNWQDKYLLNVSYRRDGSSRFGPGRQFGDFGAIGAAWIFSEEQWMQGLTWLSFGKLRLSGGITGNDQIPDYQYKSNYGVNGNYQNSSTLSPLRIANDDYSWEENRKLEAALELGFLHDRLFFAIARYDNWSSNQLVGYQLPGISGFSSYQANLPAIVRNRGWEIELTATIIRNKQFGWKSTLNATFFGNKLQSFQGLAASSYANTFVIGQSLNIVRGYHFQGVNPETGVAKFEDVNKDGMLSSANDFVTISNKDPRYYAGITNDLTYRQFSLSCFLQYVRQQGKTFVNAPGGQGNETIAALSRWQHYGDQTNVQRASATPGNEAYDLSANLTLSNAAYMDASYLRLRNISVSYELPVTWTKRAHLRKCRVYAEGQDLFTITPYSGANPETQLALPPMKIITGGVQLTL; encoded by the coding sequence ATGGCGAAGCATGTTTGTAGCGCTATTGGAACCCTTTGTGTTTTATACCTATTTTTACTACCGTCTGCTGTCCTGGCCCAACCTGCTGACCACAGCGTGAAAGTAACGGTGGTGGGTAAACACTTTCCATTATCTGCTATTTTTAAAAGTATTTCAAAGCAGACTGGTTACTATTTTGTTTATGATAATGCTATCCTGGATGAGTCAGAAAAAGTAACTGTACACTTTCGAAAAGTACCCTGGGAGCAGGTATTACAAGTCGTTTTACAAAGTAGAAACGTTAGCTGGACATTGCTGAATAACAGGATCTTTTTACAAAAAACGGCGGATGTCAGCATTGTTCCCATACCGGTTCCTGCAAAGGATTCCCTGCCGTATGTGGTAAAGGGATACATCAGAACAGAAGGTGAACAACCCGTGCCCGGTGTAACCGTGCTACTCAAAGGTACCTCCCGTGGCATTACTACGGGAAACGATGGTGCATTTGAACTGAGCCACCTGCCCCGCAATGCGGTATTACATATTTCATCACTGGGGTTTGCACCGCTGGATACGGTGTTGACACCTTTTCGTACACATGTGATCCACCTGTCAGAAGCTGTTAATAGCCTGGATGCCGCTGTGATAATTGGTTATGGTGCCAGTAGCCGCCGCCTGCTCACGGGCAATGTGAACCGCGTTTCCGCGCAGCAGATCGCTACCCAGCCGGTGGTGAATCCACTCACGGCCCTGCAGGGACAGATCCCCGGTTTACTCGTCATGAATGCCAATGGACTGCCCGGTGCTGAAATCAAAGTGTATATAAGAGGTCGTAATTCCATTGCTGCAGGCAATAACCCTTTGTTTATTATAGATGGGGTGCCTTTTGATATCACCCCGCTCAATGACCTGGATGAACTACAGGGTGCTATTAAGTATATCAGCCCGTTTAACAGCATCAATCCGGCAGATATAGAAAGTGTCGACATTCTCAAAGATGCGGATGCTACGGCCATCTATGGCTCCCGTGGGGCCAATGGGGTCGTACTCGTGACCACGAAGAAAGGGAAAACGGGAAAGCCCCTCTTTGACCTGAATATTTCACAGGGCGCCGGCCGTACTGCAGGATCTCTCAGCATGCTGAATACCACCCAATACCTGTCCCTGCGCAGAGAAGCTTATCGTAATGACGGCGTTACACCTACTGTGGCAGAAGCCCCCGACTTACTGCTCTGGGATACTACCCGTAATATGAACTGGCCGAAATACCTGACTGGTGGCACCGCCCCTGTTACCAATGTACAACTGAGTTATTCCGGGGGGAGTGAACGCACTACTTTCAGACTGGCAGGTAACTATTATAGACAGGGTTCCGTATTGCCTGCTGCATTGACGTATGCCAGGGGGGGCGGGCATTTCAGTATACAGCACCACGATGTCAGTGAGCGCTTTGAAATCAACAGTACGACTTTATTTACAACAGATAATAACCAGAGTATTTCCAACGATCTCTTTTCGCTGGTGAACCTGCCTCCTGATTATCCTATGTATGACCGCAATGGAAAGTTCTTCTGGGGTTCCTATCTCGATAATCCGGCAGCGTATTTAATACAACATGCGAATAGTCAGACAAGCAATTTACTGAGCAATGCCGTATTGCGCTATCGGTTATTGCCAGGGCTGTACCTGAAGGCCAGTGGCGGTTATGCCCGTATTGATATGCAACAGACCTTTTCCTTCCCGCAATCTTCACAGCATCCGGAAAATGCAGTGACCAGTTTTACAAGAGTGGCGGACAACAGAAGGGCGGGATATATTATAGAACCACAGGCCGATTACACCTTACGTATTGCCAAGGGGAGTTTGCATGCTTTGATAGGCGGCACCTTTCAGCGTACTCTGAGCAATGGGCAGTTTGCCGAAGGCAGGGGCTATGCAGATGAAAATCAGCTAGGCTCACTGAAGGGTGCGGATACCATTATCCGTAAGGCGGATACGCATGGGGAATACAGGTACATTTCTTTCTTTACCCGCTGGAATTACAACTGGCAGGACAAGTACCTGCTGAATGTGAGTTATAGAAGAGATGGTTCTTCCCGTTTTGGACCTGGCAGACAGTTTGGCGACTTTGGTGCTATCGGTGCAGCCTGGATCTTTTCAGAAGAACAGTGGATGCAGGGCCTGACCTGGCTGAGTTTTGGTAAACTCCGTTTGAGTGGCGGGATCACGGGCAATGACCAGATACCGGATTACCAATATAAGAGCAACTATGGGGTGAATGGAAATTACCAGAACAGTAGTACGCTATCCCCTTTGCGCATTGCCAATGACGATTATAGCTGGGAGGAGAACCGAAAGCTGGAAGCAGCATTGGAACTGGGGTTTCTGCATGACCGGTTATTTTTTGCCATTGCAAGGTATGACAATTGGAGTAGTAATCAGCTGGTAGGGTATCAGTTACCGGGCATCTCCGGTTTTTCCAGTTACCAGGCGAACCTGCCGGCCATAGTACGCAACAGAGGTTGGGAGATAGAGTTGACAGCCACCATCATACGAAATAAGCAATTCGGCTGGAAGAGTACTCTGAATGCCACATTCTTTGGCAATAAATTACAGTCATTCCAGGGGTTAGCGGCATCTTCCTATGCAAATACATTTGTGATCGGGCAATCGTTGAACATTGTGAGGGGCTATCATTTTCAGGGGGTGAATCCGGAGACGGGTGTCGCTAAGTTTGAAGATGTGAATAAGGATGGCATGCTTTCCAGCGCCAATGATTTTGTAACGATATCTAACAAAGATCCCCGTTATTATGCCGGGATTACAAACGATCTTACTTACAGACAATTTTCGCTCAGTTGCTTTCTGCAATATGTACGGCAGCAGGGCAAAACATTTGTCAATGCACCGGGTGGTCAGGGCAATGAAACCATTGCAGCACTTAGCCGCTGGCAGCACTATGGCGATCAGACCAATGTGCAGCGGGCCAGTGCCACGCCGGGTAATGAGGCGTATGATCTGAGTGCAAACCTGACACTGTCCAATGCTGCCTATATGGATGCTTCTTACCTGCGGCTCCGGAATATCAGTGTCTCTTATGAACTGCCTGTGACCTGGACAAAGCGGGCGCACCTGCGCAAGTGCAGGGTATATGCAGAAGGGCAGGACCTGTTCACCATTACACCATACAGTGGTGCAAACCCTGAAACACAGCTGGCACTGCCACCGATGAAGATCATCACGGGTGGTGTGCAGTTAACACTATAG
- a CDS encoding RagB/SusD family nutrient uptake outer membrane protein: MRYVRIILLALSLVSCRKLLTVSTPDSEQSSDDVFSEDASADAAVADIYYTMGMYYNGNLLSVINGMTGDEGGTLNAYYQRYVNNSIPSDDAQINLIWKAYYKAIYRCNSVMEGLSQSTKLSPERVQQWTGEAKFMRALCYYYLVNCWGDVPYITTTDVDQTALAYRMRTDSIYAWMQQDLLSAINLLSEKYPGAEHVRANKWAAMALLARVALQGGDAGKAEYYASQVIDAGMYRLCVPDSAFLYNSPQAILQIWTSEGYTLPGQMFIPLDDDASYYPLSADMVAAFENGDQRRASWTRSFVYGGGTYYYPYKYKKRGATTGEDKEYLMVLRFAEQYLIRAEARAQQDNYTGAIADLDVIRAGAGLTALDIVNDRAHCMAALAQERRAELFCEWGDRWFTLQRMGTMSQVLGALKPGFWKDWAAYYPIPQQERDKDPNLTQNPGYQ; the protein is encoded by the coding sequence ATGAGGTATGTAAGAATCATATTACTGGCGCTTAGCCTGGTCTCGTGCAGGAAACTGCTCACAGTGTCCACGCCGGACAGTGAGCAGAGTTCTGATGACGTATTTAGTGAAGATGCCAGTGCGGATGCCGCTGTGGCAGATATTTATTATACCATGGGTATGTATTACAATGGTAACTTACTGTCTGTGATCAATGGGATGACAGGGGATGAAGGGGGAACATTGAATGCGTACTATCAGCGTTATGTGAACAATAGTATTCCTTCGGATGATGCACAGATCAACCTGATCTGGAAAGCTTATTATAAAGCGATTTATCGTTGTAATTCAGTAATGGAAGGATTGTCGCAATCAACAAAGCTATCTCCAGAAAGGGTGCAGCAATGGACGGGAGAGGCAAAGTTTATGCGGGCATTGTGTTATTATTATCTCGTAAACTGCTGGGGGGATGTGCCATATATAACCACGACAGATGTGGATCAAACTGCGCTGGCGTATCGTATGCGAACAGATAGTATCTATGCATGGATGCAACAGGATCTACTCAGTGCGATCAACTTATTATCTGAAAAATATCCGGGAGCGGAGCATGTAAGAGCCAATAAATGGGCGGCCATGGCATTGCTGGCGAGGGTGGCATTGCAGGGTGGAGATGCTGGCAAAGCTGAATACTATGCATCGCAGGTGATTGATGCCGGCATGTATCGGTTATGTGTACCTGATAGTGCATTTCTATACAATAGTCCACAGGCAATTTTACAGATCTGGACCAGTGAAGGTTATACCTTACCCGGGCAAATGTTTATCCCGCTGGATGATGATGCATCTTACTATCCATTATCAGCGGATATGGTAGCGGCGTTTGAAAATGGAGATCAGCGCAGGGCATCGTGGACACGGTCTTTTGTATATGGCGGCGGTACTTACTATTATCCTTATAAATATAAAAAGCGCGGGGCTACAACCGGAGAAGACAAAGAATACCTGATGGTGCTGCGGTTTGCAGAGCAATACCTGATACGGGCAGAGGCGAGGGCACAACAGGATAATTACACGGGTGCGATTGCCGACCTGGATGTGATCAGGGCAGGGGCAGGATTAACTGCGCTGGATATTGTCAATGACCGTGCACATTGTATGGCAGCCTTAGCGCAGGAGCGACGGGCAGAATTATTCTGTGAATGGGGAGACCGCTGGTTCACCTTGCAACGCATGGGTACTATGAGTCAGGTGCTGGGTGCTTTGAAACCCGGTTTCTGGAAAGACTGGGCGGCATATTACCCCATTCCGCAGCAGGAGCGGGACAAGGATCCTAATTTAACACAGAATCCAGGGTATCAATAG
- a CDS encoding MauE/DoxX family redox-associated membrane protein, which translates to MPKKRWIELISALLVFLFVYTSISKLLDYSVFSRQLSQSPFITQYSNMIAWALPLGELVIAGLLLVNKTRLQGLYCSFFLLCLFTIYLVAMLRYSPYIPCSCGGVLQHLSWQAHIIFNSAFIIITTIGILLHVKKHL; encoded by the coding sequence ATGCCTAAAAAAAGATGGATTGAACTAATATCAGCATTGCTGGTCTTCCTGTTTGTATATACCAGTATCAGCAAATTGCTGGATTATTCCGTATTCAGCAGACAACTCAGCCAATCTCCCTTCATTACCCAATATTCGAATATGATCGCATGGGCACTGCCCCTGGGAGAACTCGTCATTGCCGGTCTGCTATTGGTCAATAAAACCCGTTTACAGGGCCTATATTGCTCCTTTTTTCTACTCTGCCTGTTCACTATTTACCTGGTCGCTATGCTCAGGTACAGCCCTTATATACCCTGTTCCTGCGGAGGCGTGCTCCAACACCTCTCCTGGCAGGCTCATATCATATTTAATTCAGCGTTCATAATCATAACTACCATCGGCATCCTATTGCATGTAAAGAAGCATCTATGA
- a CDS encoding response regulator, producing MMKTILLIEDNDDIRENTAEILELANYKVITAENGKTGVELALEHQPDLVVCDIMMPVLDGYGVLHLLQKNPDVQDTPFIFLTAKSERGDFRKGMEMGADDYITKPFSGTDLLNAVERRLKKAAVKKLELTSDMEGLQQLLTSATGTNTLQTLMEEGNTDRFKKKQLIYQEGNRPTSLYYIQKGRVKTYKVNNDGKELAANLYSAGDFLGYVALLEGSNYHENAEALDDCELTAIPREDFETLINNNREVAQQFIRLLAKNITEKEQQLLHIAYSSLRKKVAEALLFLKKKYHVTKDQPFSIDISRENLATIAGTATESMIRTLGDFRDEKLLEIKQGVITILNEQKLANLVN from the coding sequence ATGATGAAAACTATCTTACTCATAGAAGACAACGACGATATTCGCGAGAACACCGCCGAGATCCTTGAGCTTGCCAACTACAAAGTAATTACCGCCGAAAACGGCAAAACCGGCGTAGAACTGGCTCTGGAACACCAACCGGACCTGGTGGTATGTGATATCATGATGCCCGTATTAGACGGATATGGGGTACTGCACCTGCTGCAAAAGAACCCCGACGTACAGGATACCCCCTTTATTTTTCTTACCGCCAAAAGTGAACGTGGAGATTTCCGTAAAGGCATGGAAATGGGTGCGGACGATTATATCACAAAGCCATTCAGTGGCACCGACCTGCTGAATGCCGTGGAGAGAAGGCTCAAAAAAGCCGCTGTTAAGAAACTGGAACTTACGTCAGATATGGAAGGATTACAACAACTATTGACGAGTGCAACCGGTACGAACACACTGCAGACCCTCATGGAAGAAGGTAACACCGACCGGTTCAAAAAGAAACAACTCATTTACCAGGAAGGCAACCGCCCTACCAGCCTGTATTACATACAGAAAGGAAGAGTAAAAACCTACAAGGTGAATAATGACGGTAAAGAACTGGCAGCTAACCTTTATAGCGCTGGCGACTTCCTGGGCTATGTAGCCCTCCTGGAAGGCAGTAACTATCACGAAAATGCAGAAGCACTGGACGATTGTGAACTGACCGCCATCCCCAGAGAAGACTTTGAGACACTCATTAACAATAACAGGGAAGTAGCCCAGCAATTTATACGCCTGCTGGCCAAAAACATCACAGAAAAGGAACAACAACTGCTGCACATCGCTTACAGCTCCCTGCGTAAAAAAGTGGCCGAAGCTCTCCTTTTCCTGAAAAAGAAATACCATGTAACCAAGGATCAGCCATTCTCGATAGACATCTCCAGAGAAAATCTGGCGACTATCGCAGGTACAGCTACCGAATCCATGATCAGGACACTGGGTGACTTCAGAGATGAAAAGTTACTGGAGATTAAACAAGGGGTTATCACGATCCTGAATGAACAAAAGCTGGCGAACCTCGTAAACTAA
- a CDS encoding PAS domain-containing sensor histidine kinase, which produces MLYGNNLYKKEYDKELQRFEALFNFASIGILVTNRQGEIVLINDFALEQFGYQREELIGETIERLLPMRFRSKHEEFRDGFSSQPQSRPMGIGMDLFALKKDGSEFSVEVSLSQYQHAEGSFVISYINNITERKKAEEKLEKMHNELEQKIAERTQQLTQALEQLELSKQEVMIALNKEKELSELKSRFVSMASHEFRTPLSTILSSAFLVNQYINTEDQPKRSKHIQRIISSVTLLTEVLNDFLSVGKIEEGGVTVRSNTFDMQLHTTAIIQEMQDLVQEGQKIEYEHKGPSKVKLDPSLIKHILLNLLGNAIKFSGKYGVIRVSTLQKGHIIKLEVSDSGIGISEEDQQHLFERFFRGTNVSNIQGTGLGLHIVSKYAELMNGKITCKSELNKGTTFTVTFLQS; this is translated from the coding sequence ATGCTCTACGGTAACAACCTGTATAAAAAGGAATACGATAAAGAACTACAGCGCTTTGAAGCCCTGTTCAATTTTGCCAGCATTGGCATACTGGTCACCAACCGGCAGGGCGAGATCGTGCTAATAAACGACTTCGCACTGGAACAATTTGGTTATCAAAGAGAAGAGCTCATTGGCGAGACCATCGAGCGCCTACTGCCTATGCGCTTCCGGTCCAAACACGAAGAATTTCGCGACGGTTTCAGTAGCCAGCCCCAAAGCCGCCCTATGGGTATCGGCATGGATCTTTTTGCACTCAAAAAAGATGGCTCTGAATTCTCCGTTGAGGTCAGCCTCAGTCAATACCAACATGCAGAAGGCTCTTTCGTCATCTCCTATATCAATAATATCACTGAAAGGAAAAAGGCGGAAGAAAAGCTTGAAAAAATGCATAACGAGCTGGAACAGAAGATCGCTGAGCGTACCCAGCAACTCACACAGGCCCTGGAACAACTGGAACTTTCCAAACAGGAAGTGATGATAGCGCTGAACAAGGAAAAAGAACTGAGTGAACTGAAAAGCCGCTTCGTTTCCATGGCCTCCCATGAGTTCAGGACGCCGCTGAGCACCATTCTTTCCTCTGCTTTCCTCGTAAACCAATATATAAATACAGAAGACCAACCTAAAAGAAGTAAACATATACAACGAATCATCTCTTCCGTGACCCTGCTCACCGAAGTATTGAATGATTTCCTGTCTGTCGGAAAAATTGAAGAAGGAGGTGTAACAGTCAGAAGCAACACCTTCGATATGCAGCTACACACCACTGCCATTATCCAGGAAATGCAGGATCTTGTGCAGGAAGGCCAGAAAATCGAATATGAACACAAAGGCCCTTCCAAAGTAAAACTGGATCCTTCGCTGATTAAACATATCCTGCTCAATTTACTGGGCAACGCGATCAAATTCTCCGGAAAATATGGGGTGATCCGCGTCAGCACACTTCAGAAAGGACATATTATCAAACTCGAAGTAAGCGATTCCGGTATAGGTATCTCCGAAGAGGACCAACAGCATTTGTTTGAGCGGTTTTTCAGGGGCACCAATGTCAGCAATATACAGGGGACGGGATTAGGGCTGCACATTGTAAGTAAATACGCAGAATTGATGAACGGAAAGATCACATGTAAGAGTGAGTTAAATAAAGGTACTACCTTTACAGTGACCTTTCTGCAATCTTAA
- a CDS encoding alpha/beta hydrolase — protein sequence MKTIRLLVIVLAISMHAIAQDKDIIHIWPGDVPGETAPKHPAKATPDTSNNVVRLTDVTDPTLQVFRPAKPNGAAVIVCPGGGYKILAINHEGYEIAKWLNTLGFTAFVLQYRVPDKEQGALQDAQRAIRLVKSRAAEYKINADKVGILGFSAGGSLSARISTLYDADSYKKADAADNQSAKPAFSVLIYPAYLDKGENRSLTPELKVNANTPPMFLFATADDPYGNSALVMAGALRDAKVPVELHFLAKGGHGYGLRKGNVAGETWPSLAAKWLAPYGR from the coding sequence ATGAAAACTATCAGACTACTCGTCATAGTATTAGCTATTAGTATGCATGCAATTGCCCAGGATAAAGACATTATTCATATATGGCCAGGCGATGTTCCCGGAGAAACTGCTCCGAAACACCCCGCTAAAGCCACTCCCGACACATCCAACAATGTAGTCCGTCTCACCGACGTGACCGACCCTACCCTCCAGGTATTCCGCCCTGCCAAACCCAATGGTGCAGCAGTTATCGTGTGTCCCGGTGGTGGTTATAAAATACTCGCTATCAACCACGAGGGTTATGAAATCGCCAAATGGCTCAATACCCTTGGTTTCACTGCCTTCGTACTCCAATACCGTGTACCTGACAAAGAACAAGGCGCCTTACAGGATGCACAACGTGCCATCCGCCTCGTAAAAAGCAGGGCAGCGGAATATAAGATCAACGCTGACAAAGTAGGTATACTGGGCTTCTCCGCCGGCGGTAGCCTCAGTGCCCGTATCAGTACCCTTTATGATGCAGACAGTTACAAAAAAGCAGATGCGGCAGACAATCAATCTGCCAAACCGGCCTTCAGTGTCCTGATCTACCCTGCTTACCTTGACAAGGGAGAAAACCGTTCCCTTACCCCTGAGCTGAAAGTAAACGCCAACACCCCTCCTATGTTCCTCTTCGCCACTGCAGATGATCCTTATGGCAACAGTGCCCTGGTCATGGCAGGCGCTCTCCGGGATGCAAAAGTGCCGGTAGAACTGCACTTTCTCGCAAAAGGCGGTCATGGATACGGCCTTCGCAAAGGCAACGTGGCAGGCGAAACCTGGCCATCGCTGGCGGCCAAATGGCTTGCCCCCTATGGCCGATGA